The Aureimonas mangrovi genome includes a region encoding these proteins:
- a CDS encoding dihydroorotase, producing MTRSLVIENARILDPSRRLDEIGTILVEDGRILSAGADALNQGRPEGAEIIDASGLLALPGLVDARVFIGEPGYEHRETIRSAGRAAAAGGVTSILTMPDTNPVIDDVALAEFVMRTARETCPVNVFPSAAMTKGLLGREMTEIGLLSSAGVTAFTEGRHTLSNPALIRRIMTYARDFDALVFHETQDADLTGTGVMNEGLLASWLGLAGVPREAELIPLERDLRLAALTRCRYHAAQLSVAPSAEALRRAKAAGVQASGGVSIHHLSLNENDIGEYRTFFRLAPPLRHENDRQAMIEALADGTIDIIVSSHDPQDADGKRRPFAEAEAGAAGLESLLPAALRLHHSGAVPLMRIAEALTSAPARLLKLDRGTLQPGRPADITLVDLDAPFVFSKPAMRSRSKNTAFENARFQGRVTRTIVAGKTVFEAESELG from the coding sequence ATGACCCGCTCCCTTGTCATCGAGAACGCTCGCATCCTCGACCCCTCGCGCCGGCTGGACGAGATCGGCACGATCCTCGTCGAGGACGGTCGCATCCTGTCCGCCGGCGCCGACGCGCTGAACCAAGGCCGCCCCGAGGGCGCCGAGATCATCGACGCGAGCGGCCTCCTCGCCCTTCCCGGCCTCGTCGACGCGCGGGTCTTCATCGGCGAGCCCGGCTACGAGCATCGCGAAACGATCCGCTCGGCAGGTCGGGCTGCCGCGGCCGGCGGCGTTACCTCCATCCTGACGATGCCGGACACCAACCCCGTCATCGACGATGTCGCGCTCGCCGAGTTCGTGATGCGCACGGCCCGCGAGACCTGTCCGGTCAATGTCTTTCCCTCGGCCGCGATGACCAAGGGGCTCCTCGGGCGCGAGATGACCGAGATCGGCCTCCTCTCCTCGGCCGGCGTCACCGCCTTCACGGAAGGGCGGCACACGCTCTCCAACCCGGCGCTCATTCGCCGGATCATGACCTATGCGCGGGACTTCGATGCACTGGTCTTCCACGAGACGCAGGACGCCGACCTGACCGGCACGGGCGTGATGAACGAGGGGCTGCTCGCCTCCTGGCTGGGGCTTGCCGGGGTGCCCCGCGAGGCAGAGCTGATCCCGCTGGAGCGCGATCTGCGCCTCGCCGCGCTCACGCGCTGCCGCTACCATGCCGCGCAGCTCTCCGTCGCGCCCTCGGCCGAGGCCCTGCGCCGCGCCAAAGCGGCCGGCGTTCAGGCAAGCGGCGGCGTCTCCATTCATCACCTGTCGCTCAACGAGAACGACATCGGCGAGTATCGCACCTTCTTCCGCCTCGCCCCGCCGCTGCGCCACGAGAACGACCGGCAGGCGATGATCGAGGCGTTGGCTGACGGCACGATCGACATCATCGTCTCCTCGCACGACCCGCAGGATGCGGACGGCAAGCGACGCCCCTTCGCCGAGGCGGAAGCGGGCGCGGCGGGGCTCGAAAGCCTACTGCCGGCCGCCCTTCGCCTTCACCATTCCGGCGCCGTGCCGCTGATGCGCATCGCCGAGGCGCTGACGTCCGCTCCGGCGCGCCTCCTGAAGCTCGATCGCGGCACGCTCCAGCCCGGCCGCCCGGCCGACATCACCCTCGTCGACCTCGACGCCCCCTTCGTCTTCTCGAAGCCGGCCATGCGCTCGCGCTCCAAGAACACGGCTTTCGAGAACGCCCGCTTCCAGGGCCGGGTCACGCGCACCATCGTTGCCGGCAAGACCGTCTTCGAAGCCGAGAGCGAGCTTGGATGA
- the dprA gene encoding DNA-processing protein DprA produces MNAAAFSQEERLARLALIRSENVGPVTFNALVERFGNASAALEALPDLAARGGSARRIKVADLDDAQAEMARAERLGARFLFRGELEYPAILASEDSAAPVLSVMGDPALLDRPALAVVGSRNASTAGMKMARTLAMEAGEAGYAIVSGLARGIDTAGHEAGLSTGTTGVFAGGLDKPYPPENKPLMRRIVDGGGCLVTEMPFGWTPRAVDFPRRNRVVVALSLGVLVVEAALRSGSLISARMAGELGRLVFAVPGSPVDPRAAGTNRLIKDGAILVTEAADVIDALRPLDSRMSGVARPALREPGPEASAPQGPADASERGAIISALGPVPVTLDDLVAHLGLSPGAVQLVLLELDLAGRLERHPGGAVSLPDGV; encoded by the coding sequence ATGAACGCGGCAGCCTTCTCGCAGGAAGAGCGCCTCGCACGCCTCGCCCTCATCCGCAGCGAGAATGTCGGCCCGGTCACCTTCAACGCGCTCGTCGAGCGCTTCGGCAACGCGTCGGCCGCGCTTGAGGCGTTGCCCGATCTCGCCGCACGTGGCGGCTCGGCACGCCGCATCAAGGTCGCCGATCTCGACGACGCGCAGGCCGAGATGGCGCGAGCCGAACGTCTCGGCGCGCGCTTTCTCTTCCGCGGTGAGCTCGAGTATCCCGCGATCCTGGCGAGCGAGGATTCCGCAGCGCCCGTGCTTTCCGTGATGGGCGATCCCGCCCTGCTCGATCGCCCGGCGCTGGCTGTTGTCGGGTCGCGAAACGCGTCCACCGCGGGAATGAAGATGGCGCGCACGCTGGCGATGGAGGCCGGCGAGGCAGGCTACGCGATCGTCTCCGGTCTTGCGCGCGGCATCGACACGGCTGGCCACGAGGCAGGCCTCTCGACCGGAACCACGGGTGTCTTCGCCGGCGGCCTCGACAAGCCCTATCCGCCGGAGAACAAGCCGCTGATGCGGCGCATCGTCGACGGCGGCGGCTGCCTGGTGACCGAGATGCCCTTCGGCTGGACGCCCCGCGCGGTGGACTTCCCGCGCCGAAACCGCGTCGTCGTCGCCCTCTCGCTCGGTGTGCTCGTGGTCGAGGCGGCGCTGCGCTCGGGCTCGCTCATCTCGGCCCGCATGGCCGGCGAGCTCGGGCGCCTCGTCTTCGCCGTGCCCGGCTCGCCGGTCGATCCGCGCGCGGCCGGCACCAACCGCCTGATCAAGGACGGCGCGATACTCGTCACCGAAGCGGCGGACGTCATCGACGCGCTGCGCCCGCTCGATTCGCGCATGAGCGGCGTGGCGCGCCCCGCGCTTCGCGAGCCGGGCCCCGAAGCGTCCGCCCCGCAGGGGCCCGCCGATGCGTCCGAACGCGGCGCGATCATCTCGGCGCTGGGCCCGGTTCCCGTCACGTTGGACGACCTTGTCGCGCATCTCGGCCTCTCCCCCGGCGCCGTCCAGCTCGTGCTCCTCGAACTTGACCTCGCGGGCCGCCTCGAGCGCCATCCCGGTGGCGCGGTCTCGCTGCCGGATGGGGTGTGA
- the plsY gene encoding glycerol-3-phosphate 1-O-acyltransferase PlsY: MSDFLYQSASAFLVLSLALGYLCGSIPFGLILARLFGLGDVRKIGSGNIGATNVLRTGNKLVAALTLLGDLLKGTVPVLIAWRWGEPAAALAGLGAFLGHLFPVWLGFKGGKGVATYIGVLLGFAPLGVAVFAVNWLAVAYLFRYSSLAALVATAVVPLVFLVVGNLPAAGLSALLTVIVYAKHHANIRRLMAGTEGKIGAKSG, from the coding sequence ATGAGCGATTTCCTCTACCAGAGCGCGTCGGCGTTCCTCGTCCTGTCGCTTGCGCTCGGTTATCTCTGCGGCTCGATCCCATTCGGCCTGATCCTCGCGCGCCTCTTCGGCCTCGGGGATGTGCGCAAGATCGGCTCAGGCAATATCGGCGCGACCAACGTCCTGCGCACCGGAAACAAGCTCGTCGCCGCGCTTACCCTACTCGGTGATCTGTTGAAGGGCACGGTGCCGGTTCTGATCGCCTGGCGCTGGGGCGAGCCGGCGGCCGCGCTTGCGGGTCTCGGCGCCTTTCTCGGCCATCTCTTCCCGGTCTGGCTCGGCTTCAAAGGCGGCAAGGGCGTCGCGACCTATATCGGCGTGCTGCTTGGTTTCGCACCGCTCGGCGTCGCAGTCTTCGCGGTCAACTGGCTCGCCGTCGCCTATCTCTTCCGCTACTCCTCGCTGGCCGCGCTCGTCGCCACGGCCGTGGTGCCACTTGTCTTTCTCGTCGTTGGAAACCTGCCGGCCGCCGGGCTCTCCGCGCTCCTCACTGTCATCGTCTACGCCAAGCACCACGCCAACATCCGGCGCCTGATGGCAGGCACCGAAGGCAAGATCGGCGCGAAAAGCGGATGA